From the genome of Halostella limicola, one region includes:
- a CDS encoding rhodanese-like domain-containing protein: MGKIGPSQLDDRHSDRDLFVLDIRPETDYQQGHIEGSFNAPVYDDLQRGDTDALEAYLDEIPTDKDVVTVCKAGIVAQKATTYLRDQGYDATTLTGGYTGWRHYDQGTFVYRGLSLLRQLTPTSITSSR, from the coding sequence ATGGGAAAAATCGGGCCGTCACAACTCGACGACCGCCACTCCGACAGGGACCTATTCGTCTTAGATATCCGTCCAGAGACGGACTACCAGCAAGGACACATTGAGGGGAGTTTCAATGCGCCGGTCTACGACGACTTACAGCGCGGGGACACCGATGCTCTCGAGGCCTATCTCGACGAGATTCCGACCGATAAGGACGTCGTTACCGTGTGCAAGGCAGGTATCGTGGCGCAGAAGGCGACGACCTATCTCCGAGACCAAGGATACGACGCAACGACACTAACCGGTGGATACACCGGCTGGCGACACTACGACCAGGGAACATTCGTCTATCGCGGCCTCTCGTTGCTGCGGCAGCTGACCCCCACCTCCATTACGTCCTCCCGATGA
- a CDS encoding DUF6691 family protein yields MSTTTHHPLFTLVIIVGGLLHGFGLAYSRMARPEIVLDFLQLEDLGLLFVMGGAALVMGFAIHLGTGVLEIVPLTGNRYAKREKSYDRNVVVGGIVFGVGWGLSGICPGAGYASLGIGNYEILWGLAGMFIGAYLQGLWRARRDSTDRESPATGD; encoded by the coding sequence ATGAGTACCACTACACATCATCCGCTGTTCACGCTAGTCATCATCGTCGGTGGACTCCTCCACGGGTTTGGACTAGCATACAGTAGAATGGCTCGTCCGGAAATCGTGCTGGACTTTCTCCAACTGGAGGACCTCGGACTGCTCTTCGTGATGGGTGGTGCTGCGCTGGTTATGGGATTCGCCATCCACCTCGGAACAGGAGTCCTCGAGATAGTTCCACTGACGGGGAACCGCTACGCCAAGCGCGAGAAGTCCTACGATCGAAACGTAGTGGTTGGTGGCATCGTCTTCGGCGTTGGGTGGGGGCTCTCGGGTATCTGTCCCGGTGCAGGATACGCGAGTCTCGGCATCGGAAACTACGAGATCCTTTGGGGCCTCGCCGGAATGTTCATCGGTGCCTATCTGCAGGGACTCTGGCGCGCCCGTCGGGATTCAACAGATCGGGAGTCGCCAGCTACAGGGGACTAG
- a CDS encoding YeeE/YedE family protein: MNAMLLSLLAELFPRGITQYLVGGLFVGLGIAVIYLGTGIIAGNSTLLETTLSYVSDLPRFQRKKYVRSRDWRVVFALSIVAGAALYGLVFTPGIFVTDVQWWRLLGGGVPVGIGTRIGKGCTSGHGVSGIASLSRTSIVNVLLFIGVAIVTALIAAALGVTP; the protein is encoded by the coding sequence ATGAACGCCATGCTCCTATCGCTCTTGGCCGAGTTGTTTCCACGGGGAATAACTCAGTATCTCGTTGGCGGCCTCTTCGTCGGCCTAGGTATCGCAGTGATCTACCTGGGAACTGGAATCATAGCGGGAAACAGTACCCTCCTTGAGACGACGCTGTCGTACGTTTCCGACCTTCCGCGCTTCCAGCGTAAGAAATACGTCAGGTCGCGCGACTGGCGAGTCGTCTTCGCGCTCAGTATCGTCGCTGGCGCTGCGCTCTATGGGCTGGTTTTCACCCCCGGTATCTTCGTCACAGACGTACAGTGGTGGCGGCTGCTCGGCGGCGGCGTCCCCGTGGGGATTGGAACCCGCATTGGCAAAGGCTGCACGTCGGGCCACGGTGTGTCTGGGATCGCGTCGCTATCGCGAACATCGATCGTGAACGTCCTGCTGTTCATCGGGGTCGCAATCGTCACTGCGCTAATCGCTGCCGCACTAGGGGTGACTCCCTGA
- a CDS encoding AbrB/MazE/SpoVT family DNA-binding domain-containing protein, which translates to MSSDRIDAESKVSGNQANIPARIRRELDIDDGDQLRWHLEEDGSVRVQVIQQQTGTFANFDGYAGEEPTDVTSEHDDWGVDIE; encoded by the coding sequence ATGAGCAGCGACAGAATCGACGCCGAAAGCAAGGTGTCGGGGAATCAAGCAAACATCCCCGCCCGAATACGGCGTGAACTCGATATCGACGACGGTGATCAACTCCGTTGGCATCTCGAAGAGGACGGGAGTGTCCGTGTACAGGTTATTCAACAGCAAACGGGCACGTTCGCGAACTTCGACGGCTACGCTGGTGAGGAGCCGACCGATGTGACCAGCGAGCATGACGACTGGGGCGTCGACATCGAGTAG
- a CDS encoding PIN domain-containing protein, producing the protein MPRALIGTTVLFAATYQRDSSHDAALPVLRGIDDGTLPEAVVLDYVLAETLNGLTTHAGHDAAVDLLDRIEENARFHIDSLNTDALATGKALFRQHESLSFVDACIVAYMQTEGLGYLYAFDDDFDAAKDVYRLDTATNPYNPN; encoded by the coding sequence ATGCCCCGCGCACTCATCGGTACGACAGTCCTCTTTGCAGCCACATATCAGCGGGATAGTTCGCACGATGCCGCGCTCCCAGTGCTTCGGGGAATCGACGATGGAACACTTCCGGAGGCAGTCGTCCTCGACTACGTTCTCGCAGAAACGCTCAACGGCCTCACGACCCACGCCGGCCATGATGCAGCCGTCGATCTCCTCGATCGCATCGAAGAAAACGCCCGCTTCCACATCGACTCACTCAACACCGACGCCCTCGCAACAGGGAAAGCCCTTTTCCGTCAACACGAATCCCTCTCCTTCGTCGATGCCTGCATTGTCGCGTATATGCAAACCGAGGGACTCGGCTATCTGTATGCGTTCGATGATGACTTCGACGCGGCCAAGGATGTCTACCGGCTCGACACAGCAACGAATCCCTACAACCCAAACTAA
- a CDS encoding helix-turn-helix domain-containing protein, with the protein MREAIINLSDDELAAIGYGGLVSLCREAGLKSVELLEDEGTQSVPQIEVETRLDETQLDEFDCVNDWELVSAGEGSYVYVIEVEALELPEEAAIDHADLIGMCDPTVVDRGLLLSLVGSQETIRNVLRNFEEAGVVPELHRLGDYEGGEQTLEALTDRQLEVLQTAYELGFYAVPREATIDDVASALGIDGGTVSEHLQRAERNVLSQQLTAKE; encoded by the coding sequence ATGCGTGAGGCCATCATCAACCTCTCTGACGACGAGTTAGCGGCTATCGGGTACGGTGGCCTTGTCTCACTGTGTCGGGAAGCGGGGCTGAAGTCGGTCGAGTTACTGGAGGACGAGGGGACGCAGAGCGTGCCCCAGATCGAGGTCGAGACGCGACTAGACGAGACGCAACTCGACGAGTTTGACTGTGTCAACGACTGGGAATTGGTCAGCGCCGGGGAGGGCTCGTACGTGTACGTCATCGAAGTGGAAGCACTCGAACTGCCCGAGGAGGCCGCCATCGACCACGCGGACCTCATCGGGATGTGTGATCCAACCGTTGTTGACCGCGGGTTGTTGCTCTCGCTGGTGGGGTCTCAGGAGACTATTCGGAACGTCCTCCGGAACTTTGAGGAGGCGGGTGTCGTGCCGGAACTCCACCGACTCGGCGATTACGAGGGCGGCGAACAGACGTTAGAAGCACTGACAGACCGACAACTGGAGGTGTTGCAGACGGCCTACGAGCTAGGGTTCTATGCCGTGCCACGCGAGGCGACGATCGATGATGTCGCATCCGCCCTGGGCATCGATGGAGGAACGGTTTCGGAACATCTCCAGCGGGCCGAACGGAATGTTCTCTCCCAGCAACTAACCGCCAAAGAGTGA